A region of Candidatus Leptovillus gracilis DNA encodes the following proteins:
- a CDS encoding ATP-binding protein, translating to MSNLVHETLYRLTDVIAAKGARIKIEDMDGWPLALGYAPWVEEIWVNYLSNALKYGGQSPTIILSATRQTEGFVRFEVRDNGPGLTAVQQARLFTPFERLDRQNAAGHGLGLSIVHRIVEKLGGQAGVESELGQGSLFYFTLPESKTEM from the coding sequence ATGAGCAATCTGGTACACGAGACATTGTATCGCCTGACCGACGTGATTGCGGCGAAGGGGGCGCGCATCAAGATAGAGGACATGGACGGCTGGCCGCTGGCGTTGGGGTACGCGCCCTGGGTGGAAGAGATTTGGGTAAACTATTTGAGCAATGCGCTGAAGTATGGCGGTCAGTCGCCGACGATTATATTGAGCGCGACGCGCCAGACGGAGGGGTTTGTGCGCTTTGAGGTGCGTGACAATGGGCCGGGGTTAACGGCCGTGCAGCAGGCTCGCTTGTTCACCCCATTTGAACGACTAGACAGACAAAACGCCGCCGGCCATGGCCTGGGGCTGTCTATTGTCCACCGAATTGTAGAGAAGTTAGGCGGGCAGGCCGGCGTGGAGAGCGAACTGGGCCAGGGGAGTTTATTTTACTTCACGCTGCCAGAGAGCAAAACAGAGATGTAG